In Raphanus sativus cultivar WK10039 chromosome 5, ASM80110v3, whole genome shotgun sequence, the following proteins share a genomic window:
- the LOC108860712 gene encoding F-box/LRR-repeat protein At3g60040-like translates to MDSNKLGMGSRDAISCLPQEILGEILSLLPTKLAASTSLVSKRWRYLFARVHNLDLDDSVLLQPPPEGKISPYGDPIALASEIKESFRNFVDRTLALQCGSPINKFSLSYHVTNNSDVVNVRRWISNVVERGVLEVDFTLKPYFRGLIRTDEVHGNCYLPYHLFRSKTLVKLFLGTDTNIGKLPPDVYLPALKTLFLDTIVFDDQDLCDVLLPCCPVLEELTFNHTAYFNPYRISSQSIKKLTAFNDYDEGIDHGPAMSYDAPSLVSLDYTDFALSSYPLVNFGSLVEAKLDLSYCKEKIKRPDLSGLLVGISNVEILHLSPGSADVISRCVKHGLVLPVFKNIVKLSFGSNNKRGWKLLPYLLKQSPKLETLIIQGLDSYTGDVTFGLFQVKVLDVLGYRGTAKELLNLKSLLAGTECIPKVRVEFPEDVVVDHATIIQTHRDLFTLAGVVPADIFYFE, encoded by the exons ATGGACTCAAACAAGCTAGGCATGGGGTCGAGAGATGCAATCAGCTGTCTCCCTCAAGAAATACTGGGAGAGATCCTGTCCTTACTTCCGACCAAACTTGCTGCTTCAACCTCTCTTGTCTCGAAAAGGTGGAGGTATCTGTTTGCACGGGTTCACAATCTTGATCTGGACGATTCTGTCTTGCTGCAACCGCCGCCAGAGGGTAAAATTTCTCCATACGGGGACCCCATTGCACTCGCTTCAGAAATCAAGGAGAGCTTCAGAAACTTTGTGGATAGAACACTCGCTTTGCAATGCGGTTCTCCTATCAATAAGTTCTCTCTATCATATCATGTTACCAACAACAGCGATGTGGTTAATGTGCGTCGCTGGATATCCAATGTCGTTGAGCGTGGTGTTTTGGAAGTGGACTTTACTTTGAAGCCCTATTTTCGAGGCCTTATACGTACCGATGAGGTTCACGGGAACTGCTATCTTCCTTATCACCTCTTCCGGAGCAAGACACTGGTTAAGCTGTTTCTGGGAACAGATACTAATATTGGAAAGCTTCCTCCTGATGTCTATCTTCCAGCGCTTAAGACTCTCTTCCTCGATACCATCGTGTTTGACGACCAAGATCTCTGTGATGTGCTTCTCCCTTGTTGTCCAGTGCTTGAGGAGTTAACTTTTAATCACACGGCTTATTTTAACCCTTACAGGATATCGAGTCAGAGCATCAAGAAGCTAACAGCTTTCAATGATTATGATGAGGGGATTGATCATGGGCCTGCTATGTCATATGACGCCCCAAGTCTTGTCTCTCTCGACTACACTGACTTTGCCTTGTCTTCGTACCCTCTTGTTAACTTTGGATCCTTAGTAGAAGCTAAGCTGGACCTTTCTTATTGTAAAGAAAAGATCAAGAGGCCCGATTTATCGGGTCTCCTTGTAGGGATAAGCAACGTGGAGATTCTCCACCTCTCACCCGGTTCTGCTGat GTGATTTCTCGGTGTGTTAAACATGGACTAGTTTTACCCGTGTTCAAGAATATTGTTAAGTTATCTTTTGGGAGTAACAACAAACGAGGCTGGAAGCTGCTGCCGTATCTGCTTAAGCAGTCTCCAAAGCTTGAAACTCTAATCATCCag GGTCTGGATAGTTACACAGGCGATGTCACCTTTGGCCTGTTCCAAGTGAAGGTGTTGGATGTTCTTGGTTACAGAGGAACTGCTAAAGAGCTTCTTAACTTGAAGAGTTTACTTGCAGGAACTGAATGCATCCCAAAAGTGCGAGTGGAGTTCCCTGAAGATGTTGTGGTCGATCATGCCACAATTATTCAAACCCATAGGGATCTTTTTACCCTTGCTGGAGTTGTTCCAGCCGATATCTTTTATTTCGAGTAG
- the LOC108862795 gene encoding ankyrin repeat protein SKIP35 has protein sequence MEKEAVFDDIKLSDDEPYEMETETTAYSHKNGGGEGGSNVVFSKEAPLIRKDPAGTNPGECCGCSAKKLNFKASDEDLIDKENNGQMKKLNRQERIELGRVFQGAVTSMDWEHAERLIQSADPQTLNDLLCVGLDSVWFLTTKHEFQGITGLIKKMVCRGAHDFTRAALRTSFLASCVSACQSRTMSLADSVAVMAQRLQERLQECNGDEILKAEAGAKVQKFTEWALKCIGFHSRCQGARDRVNHSSATEIELQLSAFKMFLDLAGNHLSGRDFTEAFDAACFPLTLFSSSFDPGWASGMSATVVQGLLGMLVEGGADNVNQCFLEASRFGSTELVRVLLHIAQRNSLDVDVDLALGFASHYCKLETMKCLVEEGNAIAFLGPLMRAAERGCMQVVQWFVKRGCRDMELCLALTAATSSSRVEVAAYLLPFIPSPVLTALSIEILKAAGERSGGSLQGVEFLLRSDFLGDSVATYSVADSIARSSEEDESVPSDLKSFLREHWSEAAFQKGMRESYEDFINFMRVLKKGECDISLRDLPTPLRVAIAYMPLYRECVNSGGRLLSQRLRGQLVEAVRQLQGCDVPVVEVSETPQLMAVLEHHLTAIFC, from the exons ATGGAGAAAGAAGCAGTGTTTGATGATATCAAGTTAAGTGATGATGAGCCTTACGAGATGGAAACTGAGACCACTGCTTACTCTCACAAGAACGGAGGAGGTGAGGGCGGGAGTAATGTGGTATTCTCAAAAGAGGCGCCTCTAATAAGAAAGGATCCAGCTGGGACTAATCCAGGCGAATGCTGCGGCTGCAGTGCAAAGAAACTTAACTTCAAAGCCAGTGATGAGGATCTCATCGACAAGGAGAACAACGGTCAGATGAAAAAGCTCAACAGACAGGAAAGAATCGAGCTGGGACGAGTCTTCCAAGGCGCTGTTACCTCGATGGACTGGGAACACGCCGAGAGGTTGATTCAGTCGGCTGATCCTCAGACTTTGAACGATTTGCTGTGCGTCGGTCTAGATTCTGTTTGGTTCTTGACTACTAAGCACGAGTTTCAGGGGATCACCGGATTGATTAAGAAGATGGTATGTCGTGGAGCTCATGACTTCACGAGAGCTGCTCTTAGGACTTCGTTTCTAGCTTCGTGTGTCTCTGCTTGCCAGAGCCGTACAATGAGCCTTGCTGATAGTGTTGCCGTCATGGCTCAAAG gtTGCAGGAGCGTCTCCAAGAATGTAACGGGGACGAGATTCTGAAAGCAGAAGCTGGTGCAAAAGTTCAAAAGTTCACCGAATGGGCTCTCAAGTGCATAGGTTTCCACTCCCGATGCCAAGGAGCAAGGGACAGAGTTAACCACAGCTCAGCCACCGAGATCGAACTACAGCTCTCTGCTTTCAAGATGTTTCTAGATCTAGCAGGGAACCATCTCTCGGGAAGGGACTTCACCGAGGCCTTCGACGCAGCTTGTTTCCCTCTCACTTTGTTCTCCAGCTCGTTTGATCCTGGTTGGGCGTCTGGAATGTCAGCTACCGTCGTACAGGGACTCCTCGGTATGCTCGTTGAAGGTGGTGCAGATAACGTGAATCAGTGTTTTCTCGAAGCTTCACGGTTTGGTAGTACAGAACTTGTCCGCGTCTTGTTGCAT ATTGCTCAAAGGAACAGCTTAGATGTGGATGTAGACTTAGCTCTCGGTTTCGCCTCGCATTACTGTAAACTCGAGACAATGAAGTGTTTAGTGGAAGAAGGTAACGCCATTGCCTTCTTAGGTCCGTTGATGAGAGCAGCGGAGAGAGGCTGTATGCAAGTTGTTCAATGGTTTGTGAAAAGAGGTTGTCGTGACATGGAGCTTTGTCTTGCTCTGACAGCCGCCACTTCGAGTAGCCGAGTGGAGGTGGCTGCTTATCTCCTCCCTTTTATTCCTTCGCCTGTCTTAACAGCTCTAAGCATCGAAATCCTCAAAGCAGCTGGAGAAAGAAGCGGAGGGTCTCTCCAAGGAGTGGAGTTTCTCCTCAGATCAGACTTCTTGGGAGATTCTGTGGCCACATACTCGGTTGCAGACAGCATAGCGAGGTCTTCGGAGGAGGATGAATCCGTTCCTTCTGATCTTAAATCGTTTCTCCGTGAGCATTGGTCGGAGGCAGCTTTTCAGAAAGGGATGAGAGAAAGCTATGAGGACTTCATTAACTTTATGAGGGTGCTGAAGAAGGGAGAGTGTGATATATCTTTGAGAGACCTTCCTACGCCGCTAAGAGTAGCGATTGCATACATGCCGCTGTACAGAGAGTGTGTGAATTCGGGTGGGAGGTTGCTGTCTCAGAGGCTGAGAGGACAGCTTGTTGAAGCTGTGAGACAGCTTCAAGGATGTGATGTTCCTGTTGTGGAAGTAAGCGAGACTCCTCAGCTTATGGCGGTTTTGGAGCATCACCTCACTGCTATTTTCTGTTAA